One Vibrio penaeicida DNA segment encodes these proteins:
- a CDS encoding glycosyltransferase family 2 protein: MTNKKELKVSVLVPAYNAADTIEQCIASIAEISSIDLDLIVTDDGSKDATASQLLKLQQRYNFRLVTQENSGQAASRNRMMTMAEGDYILFCDADDYVDAKKIEEMVKYAYTHHLDLCMGTNFEVDPRTKQVYVVEKEKRLKAISGLPVSSGLEYLPKAREYKVYSATTPSHLWSRQFIEQYHLAYLEGVRYEDVDFTFKSLLHADRVSFLDSQHYFYVQHENSSMRAEGGTLRPADIRSHAAVVNNLMEEISSLKSSNSSTLSAFFKLVFMDYMQTALRSTDYALGDDRNVQKFQSLVKESGLTLGERVRIWRKFGLKVYAALT; this comes from the coding sequence ATGACAAATAAAAAAGAATTAAAAGTATCTGTATTGGTACCCGCTTACAATGCCGCAGACACTATCGAGCAATGCATAGCGTCAATTGCTGAAATTTCCTCTATAGACCTCGATTTGATTGTTACTGACGATGGCTCTAAAGATGCTACCGCGAGTCAGCTGCTGAAACTTCAACAACGTTATAATTTTCGTTTGGTGACTCAAGAAAATTCAGGGCAAGCCGCTTCCCGAAACAGAATGATGACCATGGCTGAGGGAGACTACATTTTATTTTGTGATGCGGATGACTATGTTGACGCAAAGAAAATAGAAGAGATGGTTAAGTACGCATATACACATCATTTGGATCTGTGTATGGGGACTAACTTTGAAGTAGACCCAAGAACCAAACAAGTGTACGTGGTCGAAAAAGAGAAGCGTTTAAAGGCGATCAGTGGACTTCCAGTGAGTTCGGGTCTTGAGTATTTACCCAAAGCGCGAGAGTACAAAGTTTACTCTGCGACGACCCCTTCCCATTTGTGGAGCCGACAATTTATTGAACAGTATCACTTAGCGTATTTGGAGGGTGTGAGGTACGAAGATGTAGACTTCACCTTTAAATCCTTACTTCATGCCGATCGGGTTTCGTTCTTGGATTCCCAGCATTATTTCTATGTTCAGCACGAAAACTCATCCATGCGAGCAGAAGGAGGCACACTTCGACCTGCGGATATTCGCAGTCATGCTGCTGTCGTCAATAATTTAATGGAAGAAATTTCGTCGCTGAAATCCAGTAATTCATCCACCCTGTCCGCATTTTTCAAATTGGTTTTTATGGACTACATGCAAACGGCACTTCGATCTACAGATTATGCCTTGGGCGACGATCGTAATGTTCAAAAGTTTCAATCGCTGGTAAAGGAAAGCGGTTTGACATTAGGTGAAAGAGTACGTATTTGGCGTAAGTTTGGCTTGAAGGTGTATGCAGCGTTAACTTAG
- a CDS encoding 3-deoxy-D-manno-octulosonic acid kinase encodes MIKTHCSKNQKIWYDSNVIHHDLDRLFDIDYWQNQNKVIGQASGRGTTWFVDLGETHAALRHYRRGGLFGKLVKDQYVFTGFDKTRSALEFSLLGLMRKNGLNVPKPIAANAQKTGLTYRADIITEKIKNARDLVDILKSETLEARHYQQIGREIRKMHDLGINHTDLNIHNILMDEQEKFWIIDFDKCFQQSGESWKQGNLERLKRSFEKEAQRSLGEDIIESMEPIIVGYREHDK; translated from the coding sequence ATGATTAAGACCCACTGCAGCAAGAATCAAAAAATATGGTATGACAGCAATGTTATTCATCATGATTTAGATCGCTTGTTCGACATCGACTATTGGCAAAATCAAAACAAAGTAATTGGGCAAGCCAGTGGCAGAGGGACAACATGGTTTGTTGATTTGGGAGAAACACACGCTGCATTGCGACACTATCGGCGTGGTGGGCTATTTGGCAAACTCGTTAAAGATCAGTATGTGTTTACGGGGTTTGACAAAACCCGCAGCGCATTAGAGTTCTCATTGCTTGGCTTAATGCGTAAAAATGGACTTAATGTTCCTAAACCGATCGCAGCCAACGCTCAAAAAACAGGGCTGACTTATCGTGCTGACATCATCACCGAGAAGATTAAAAACGCCAGAGACTTGGTGGACATTTTAAAATCCGAGACATTAGAAGCACGGCACTATCAGCAAATTGGCCGAGAGATCCGTAAAATGCATGATCTTGGCATTAACCACACGGATTTGAATATCCATAATATTTTGATGGATGAGCAAGAAAAATTTTGGATCATCGACTTTGATAAATGCTTCCAGCAAAGTGGTGAGAGTTGGAAGCAAGGGAATTTGGAACGACTTAAAAGGTCATTTGAGAAAGAGGCTCAACGCAGCTTAGGTGAAGATATCATCGAGAGCATGGAGCCGATTATTGTAGGGTATCGAGAGCATGACAAATAA
- a CDS encoding glycosyltransferase family 9 protein, whose amino-acid sequence MTLFTSPPTSICVLRLSAIGDVCNTIAAVQAIQKYWPETQVTWITGKLEAQLLESIDNIEVIIFDKKQGWRGYVSVWKQLKGKRFDALLHMQYAIRASIVTLGIKAKHKLGFDKIRSQDGQHWFTNTKVPSPEKTHVLDGLIAFNEVLGIPDCSPKWDLSYPESAGVWAQSHLLADKRNLVIVPGASKAYKNWTIQGYVDLINHADKLGWNVILAGSPSPVEQKLTQSILQSLKKPVTDLVGKSSLLEMLALLDQCDLVVAPDTGPTHMANAMNTPVIGLYAHHNPARTGPYLYQDYVVSVWAQEIEKQTGKNPSQLPWRSRVKDEKAMANIPSADVIAMFNRVRREQKL is encoded by the coding sequence ATGACGCTTTTTACAAGCCCGCCCACCTCTATCTGTGTCTTGCGTTTATCTGCCATTGGCGACGTCTGTAACACGATTGCTGCGGTTCAAGCTATTCAAAAGTATTGGCCAGAAACGCAAGTAACGTGGATAACAGGAAAGCTCGAAGCGCAATTGCTTGAATCTATTGACAACATAGAGGTCATTATTTTCGACAAAAAGCAAGGGTGGCGTGGCTATGTATCGGTATGGAAGCAACTCAAGGGAAAAAGGTTTGATGCTTTATTACACATGCAGTACGCCATCAGAGCGAGCATCGTCACCTTAGGCATTAAAGCTAAACACAAGTTGGGCTTTGACAAAATCCGCAGTCAAGATGGGCAACATTGGTTTACCAATACCAAAGTACCATCACCCGAAAAAACTCACGTTTTAGATGGGTTGATAGCCTTTAATGAAGTATTGGGCATACCGGATTGCTCCCCTAAATGGGATCTTTCTTATCCAGAATCGGCTGGTGTTTGGGCACAAAGCCATTTACTTGCAGACAAACGTAATCTAGTGATCGTTCCGGGTGCAAGTAAAGCCTATAAGAACTGGACGATTCAAGGCTATGTCGATCTCATCAATCATGCGGACAAATTGGGCTGGAACGTTATTCTTGCTGGTAGCCCATCGCCTGTGGAACAAAAGCTAACCCAGTCAATTCTTCAATCATTAAAAAAACCAGTCACCGACTTAGTGGGTAAAAGCAGCCTGCTGGAGATGCTAGCTCTACTTGATCAATGTGATTTGGTGGTTGCACCTGATACGGGTCCGACCCATATGGCAAATGCAATGAATACCCCAGTGATCGGGTTGTATGCCCACCACAACCCAGCTCGGACAGGTCCTTATTTGTATCAGGATTATGTTGTCAGTGTGTGGGCACAAGAGATAGAAAAGCAGACGGGAAAGAATCCATCTCAATTACCTTGGCGCTCGCGTGTCAAAGACGAAAAAGCGATGGCTAACATCCCGTCGGCAGATGTCATCGCAATGTTTAACCGTGTGCGCAGAGAACAGAAATTATGA